A genomic segment from Leptotrichia sp. OH3620_COT-345 encodes:
- a CDS encoding YeeE/YedE thiosulfate transporter family protein has protein sequence MNKEAEKINVTRCSKKKPLKSQIPMALVLTILIIAFGFYLNNSKLVTYWIFGIAFGMILQRSRFCFTAAFRDPILTGSTSLTRAVLLAISIGTIGFTAISFGSVLSGGKPVGLDSVEPLSVLIIIGGIIFGIGMVIAGGCASGTLMRFGEGFEMQWISFIFFILGSVIGAWVMGFLEPVFRKKEFAIYLPDYLGWIGALVFQFSIILIIYIIAVKWQTKKIGSGE, from the coding sequence GTGAATAAAGAAGCGGAAAAAATAAATGTAACAAGATGTTCAAAAAAAAAGCCTTTAAAATCCCAGATTCCTATGGCATTAGTTCTAACAATTCTGATAATCGCCTTTGGATTTTATCTGAATAATTCCAAATTAGTGACTTACTGGATATTCGGAATTGCTTTCGGAATGATTTTACAGCGTTCAAGATTTTGCTTTACCGCTGCTTTTCGTGACCCGATTCTGACAGGAAGTACTTCCCTTACAAGAGCCGTTTTACTTGCAATTTCTATTGGAACAATAGGATTTACAGCTATCAGCTTCGGTTCAGTACTCTCAGGAGGAAAACCAGTCGGTCTTGATTCAGTTGAACCGTTATCCGTTCTCATAATTATTGGAGGAATTATTTTCGGAATCGGTATGGTTATCGCAGGAGGTTGTGCTTCAGGAACTTTAATGAGATTCGGTGAAGGCTTTGAAATGCAATGGATTTCTTTTATATTCTTTATACTAGGCTCTGTAATAGGTGCATGGGTAATGGGATTTTTAGAACCTGTTTTCAGAAAAAAAGAATTTGCAATATATTTACCTGATTATCTCGGTTGGATAGGAGCTCTCGTTTTTCAATTTTCCATTATACTTATTATTTATATTATAGCAGTCAAATGGCAGACAAAAAAAATAGGTTCTGGAGAATAA
- a CDS encoding sulfurtransferase TusA family protein has protein sequence MKTYNLDCLGEACPIPLIKAQNKFKTMEVGDILVINVDHSCAIKNIPEWAEKVGYNTEVEEISEGEWNIIVEKSK, from the coding sequence ATGAAAACGTACAATTTAGACTGTTTAGGTGAGGCTTGTCCTATACCTTTAATAAAGGCTCAAAATAAATTTAAAACTATGGAAGTAGGAGATATTCTCGTAATTAATGTAGACCACTCCTGTGCCATCAAAAATATTCCCGAATGGGCTGAAAAAGTAGGATATAATACTGAAGTGGAAGAAATTTCAGAAGGTGAATGGAATATTATAGTAGAAAAAAGCAAATAA
- a CDS encoding YeeE/YedE thiosulfate transporter family protein, which translates to MEFFNKLSQNIIYKKLMKTPLSYNAGATLLGVAATAHLAIFNKAWGVTGTFTVWGAKFFRFIGIETTQWNYFVTHSGMGKSIITPFLKDGGSIRNIGIIVGATLATLYASEFKIKKIKGKKQFFGAMAGGFLMGFGARFAAGCNIAALFSALSALSLTGWFFAASLLVGAIIGSKILVNFILK; encoded by the coding sequence ATGGAATTTTTCAATAAACTCAGTCAAAATATTATTTATAAAAAACTGATGAAAACTCCCCTATCATACAATGCAGGTGCAACACTACTCGGTGTAGCAGCTACCGCACATTTAGCCATATTTAACAAAGCTTGGGGAGTTACAGGAACTTTTACTGTCTGGGGAGCCAAATTTTTCCGTTTTATAGGTATTGAGACTACCCAATGGAATTACTTTGTTACCCATTCAGGTATGGGAAAATCTATTATAACTCCCTTTTTAAAAGATGGAGGTTCCATAAGAAATATAGGTATAATTGTCGGTGCAACTTTAGCGACTTTATATGCTTCAGAATTTAAAATCAAAAAAATAAAAGGAAAAAAACAGTTTTTCGGAGCAATGGCAGGCGGATTTCTTATGGGCTTCGGAGCCAGATTTGCAGCAGGCTGTAACATTGCCGCGTTATTTTCGGCTTTGTCCGCTTTATCCCTTACAGGTTGGTTCTTTGCAGCTTCTCTTTTAGTAGGAGCGATTATAGGAAGTAAAATACTTGTAAACTTTATTTTGAAATGA